The proteins below are encoded in one region of Pseudomonas sp. SCB32:
- a CDS encoding NADP-dependent oxidoreductase, with protein MTAQINRQFQLAKRPVGAATRDTFAYVETPVGEPGPGQILVRNQYLSLDPAMRGWMNDAKSYIAPVAIGDVMRALGVGQVIGSQHPDYKVGDEVNGALGVQDYFLGEPKGFYKVDSQRAPLPLYLSALGMTGMTAYFGFLDVGQPQAGDTVVVSGAAGAVGSVVGQIAKIKGCRVVGIAGGADKCRYLVEDLGFDGAIDYKAEDIHAGLKRECPKGVNVFFDNVGGDILDAVLARLAPRARVVICGAISQYNNKEAVRGPANYLSLLVNRARMEGMVVMDYASRFPEGFKDMATWIAEGKLKSKEDIVEGLETFPETLAKLFSGENFGKLVLKV; from the coding sequence ATGACCGCCCAGATCAATCGCCAGTTCCAGCTCGCCAAGCGCCCGGTCGGCGCCGCCACCCGCGACACCTTCGCCTATGTGGAAACCCCGGTCGGCGAGCCCGGCCCCGGGCAGATCCTGGTGAGAAACCAGTACCTGTCGCTGGACCCGGCCATGCGCGGCTGGATGAACGACGCCAAGTCCTACATCGCCCCGGTGGCCATCGGCGACGTGATGCGCGCCCTGGGCGTGGGCCAGGTGATCGGCTCGCAGCACCCGGACTACAAGGTCGGCGACGAAGTGAACGGCGCACTTGGCGTGCAGGACTACTTCCTCGGCGAACCCAAGGGCTTCTACAAGGTGGACAGCCAGCGCGCCCCGCTGCCGCTGTACCTGTCGGCGCTGGGCATGACCGGTATGACCGCCTACTTCGGCTTCCTCGACGTCGGCCAACCCCAGGCAGGTGACACCGTGGTGGTCTCCGGCGCAGCCGGCGCGGTGGGCAGCGTGGTCGGGCAGATCGCGAAGATCAAAGGTTGCCGGGTGGTCGGAATCGCCGGCGGCGCCGACAAGTGCCGCTACCTGGTGGAGGATTTGGGCTTCGACGGCGCCATCGATTACAAGGCCGAGGACATCCATGCCGGCCTCAAGCGTGAGTGTCCCAAAGGCGTGAACGTGTTCTTCGACAACGTCGGCGGCGACATCCTCGACGCCGTGCTGGCTCGCCTCGCCCCCAGGGCGCGGGTGGTGATCTGCGGCGCGATCAGCCAGTACAACAACAAGGAAGCGGTACGCGGCCCGGCCAACTACCTCTCGCTGCTGGTCAACCGCGCGCGCATGGAGGGCATGGTGGTGATGGACTACGCCAGCCGCTTCCCCGAGGGTTTCAAGGACATGGCCACCTGGATCGCCGAGGGCAAGCTGAAGTCGAAGGAAGACATCGTCGAAGGGCTGGAAACCTTCCCCGAAACCCTGGCGAAGCTGTTCAGCGGGGAGAACTTCGGCAAGCTGGTGCTGAAGGTCTGA
- a CDS encoding SDR family oxidoreductase, protein MSQLLSGQVALVTGAGNGIGRATAQAFAQQGVKVVVSDVDAKGGAATVELIRAAGGDATFIRCDVTRDAEVKALVEGTVAAYGRLDYAFNNAGIEIEKGRLAEGEESEFDAIMGVNVKGVWLCMKHQIPVMLAQGGGAIVNTASVAGLGAAPKMSIYAASKHAVIGLTKSAAIEYAKKKVRINAVCPAVIDTDMFRRAYEADPKKAEFAAAMHPVGRVGRVEEIAAAVLYLCSDNAGFTTGVALPVDGGATAI, encoded by the coding sequence ATGAGTCAGCTGCTTTCCGGCCAGGTCGCCCTGGTCACTGGTGCCGGCAACGGCATTGGCCGCGCCACCGCCCAAGCCTTCGCCCAGCAGGGCGTGAAGGTCGTGGTCTCCGACGTCGATGCCAAAGGCGGCGCGGCCACCGTCGAGTTGATCCGCGCGGCTGGCGGCGACGCCACCTTCATCCGCTGCGACGTGACCCGCGATGCCGAGGTCAAGGCGTTGGTCGAGGGCACCGTGGCGGCGTATGGCCGCCTGGACTACGCCTTCAACAACGCCGGCATCGAGATCGAGAAGGGCAGGCTGGCGGAAGGCGAGGAAAGCGAGTTCGACGCCATCATGGGCGTCAACGTGAAGGGCGTCTGGCTGTGCATGAAACACCAGATTCCGGTGATGCTCGCCCAGGGTGGCGGCGCCATCGTCAACACCGCTTCCGTGGCCGGCCTGGGCGCCGCGCCGAAGATGAGCATCTACGCCGCCTCCAAGCACGCGGTGATCGGCCTGACCAAGTCCGCCGCCATCGAATACGCGAAGAAGAAGGTGCGCATCAACGCCGTCTGCCCGGCGGTGATCGACACCGACATGTTCCGCCGCGCCTACGAAGCGGACCCGAAGAAAGCCGAGTTCGCTGCCGCCATGCACCCGGTGGGGCGCGTTGGCCGCGTCGAGGAAATCGCCGCTGCCGTGCTTTACCTGTGCAGCGACAACGCCGGTTTCACGACTGGTGTGGCGTTGCCGGTGGATGGTGGGGCGACGGCGATCTGA
- a CDS encoding bile acid:sodium symporter family protein, protein MTNDPLLTLFMPIALGIIMLGLGLSLTIADFVRVVRYPKPVVIGLVCQIILLPLACFLITIGFALEAALAVGMMLLAAAPGGTTANLYSHLAHGDVALNITLTAVNSVIAILTMPLIVNLSLLYFMDDGQTIPLQFGKVVQVFIIVLGPVAIGMLIRRQLPRVAAALQKPVKILSALLLLVIIVLAVAKDWPTFVAYAPIVGAAALCFNLLSLAVGYWVPRLLKLPKPQAVAIGMEIGIHNGTLAIALALSPMLLNNKTMAIPAAIYGVLMFFTAAIFGWWVSRDVVKAAPEQAPA, encoded by the coding sequence ATGACCAACGATCCCTTGCTGACCCTCTTCATGCCCATCGCCCTGGGCATCATCATGCTCGGCCTCGGCCTGTCCCTGACGATTGCCGATTTCGTCCGTGTCGTGCGCTATCCCAAGCCGGTCGTGATCGGGCTGGTCTGCCAGATCATCCTGCTGCCGCTGGCGTGCTTCCTGATCACCATTGGCTTCGCCCTGGAGGCCGCGCTGGCCGTGGGGATGATGCTGCTCGCCGCGGCGCCCGGCGGCACTACCGCCAACCTCTACAGCCACCTGGCCCACGGCGACGTGGCGTTGAACATCACGCTGACCGCGGTGAACTCGGTGATCGCCATCCTCACCATGCCGCTGATCGTCAACCTGTCGCTGCTGTACTTCATGGACGACGGCCAGACCATCCCGCTGCAGTTCGGCAAGGTGGTGCAGGTGTTCATCATCGTTCTCGGTCCGGTAGCCATCGGCATGCTCATCCGCCGCCAGTTGCCGCGCGTGGCGGCGGCGTTGCAGAAGCCGGTGAAGATTCTTTCCGCGCTGTTGCTGTTGGTGATCATCGTCCTGGCGGTGGCCAAGGATTGGCCGACCTTCGTCGCCTATGCACCCATCGTTGGTGCGGCGGCGCTGTGCTTCAACCTGCTCAGCCTCGCCGTCGGCTACTGGGTGCCGCGCCTGCTCAAGCTGCCCAAGCCGCAGGCGGTGGCCATCGGCATGGAGATCGGCATCCACAACGGCACCCTTGCCATCGCCCTGGCGCTCAGCCCCATGCTGCTGAACAACAAGACCATGGCGATCCCGGCCGCCATCTACGGTGTGCTGATGTTCTTTACCGCCGCCATCTTCGGCTGGTGGGTGAGCCGTGACGTGGTGAAGGCCGCGCCGGAGCAGGCGCCGGCCTGA
- a CDS encoding fimbrial protein: MKKSLISLATLAALVASAHQAQASDGTINFNGKVQDVTCTIKINGAGTGDGTITLPTVSKTSLAGVGTTGGDTNFTIDLSGCTGSEVSGNPGVAVFFEPGANVTSLGRLKNTGSGAPEVDLAIFRNGSALQLGAAPASAFTNISGAGASMPFTVKYYSNSATPSAGEVKSSVTYSIVYP; this comes from the coding sequence ATGAAAAAGTCCCTGATCTCCCTCGCTACCCTGGCTGCCCTGGTTGCTTCTGCTCATCAGGCCCAGGCCTCCGACGGCACCATCAACTTCAACGGCAAGGTCCAGGACGTTACCTGCACCATCAAGATCAACGGTGCTGGCACCGGTGATGGCACCATCACTCTGCCGACTGTTTCCAAGACTTCCCTGGCCGGCGTCGGCACCACCGGTGGCGATACCAACTTCACCATCGACCTTTCCGGTTGCACTGGCAGCGAAGTCAGCGGCAACCCGGGTGTGGCGGTCTTCTTCGAACCGGGTGCCAACGTCACTTCCCTGGGCCGCCTGAAGAACACCGGCAGCGGCGCACCGGAAGTCGATCTGGCGATCTTCCGCAACGGCTCGGCCCTGCAACTGGGTGCTGCACCGGCTTCGGCATTCACTAATATCTCTGGTGCCGGCGCCAGCATGCCCTTCACCGTGAAGTACTACTCCAACTCCGCCACCCCGAGTGCAGGCGAAGTTAAGTCCAGCGTGACCTACTCGATCGTTTACCCGTAA
- a CDS encoding molecular chaperone, with the protein MKRSLLGGRAWGLLMAACLMIGQAQASIVITGTRVVYDAAQREVTVKLSNDGQSPMLVQSWIDEGNVQATPDTSAAPFVLTPPIARIDPSKGQALRVRYTGQKSLPQDKESLFWLNVLEVPPASAEGQNKLKIAFRSRLKLFYRPAGLPGNPTAAAEQLQWRLQQKGAEWALECRNDSPYYVSLGKVSVSGGGQTVSPSLDINSSMLAPGERKVLPLKSAAALASGAKVAYTSVSDLGAMIEHSQPLKP; encoded by the coding sequence ATGAAACGTAGTTTGCTCGGTGGTCGTGCATGGGGGCTGCTGATGGCGGCCTGCCTGATGATCGGTCAAGCGCAGGCCTCCATCGTGATTACGGGAACCCGCGTGGTCTACGATGCGGCCCAGCGAGAAGTAACGGTCAAACTCAGCAACGACGGCCAGTCGCCCATGCTGGTGCAGTCGTGGATCGACGAAGGCAACGTCCAGGCGACACCCGATACCTCCGCCGCACCTTTCGTGCTCACCCCGCCCATCGCGCGGATCGACCCGAGCAAGGGGCAGGCGCTGCGCGTCCGCTACACCGGGCAGAAGAGTCTGCCGCAAGACAAGGAATCACTGTTCTGGCTCAACGTGCTGGAGGTTCCGCCGGCGTCGGCCGAAGGGCAGAACAAGTTGAAGATCGCCTTCCGCAGCCGCCTGAAGCTCTTTTATCGCCCAGCAGGATTACCGGGCAACCCCACTGCCGCGGCCGAGCAACTGCAATGGCGCCTACAGCAGAAGGGTGCCGAGTGGGCACTGGAGTGCCGCAATGACAGCCCGTACTACGTCTCCCTGGGCAAGGTCAGCGTCAGCGGAGGCGGGCAGACCGTCAGCCCGTCCCTCGACATCAACTCCAGCATGCTCGCTCCCGGCGAACGCAAGGTGCTGCCGCTCAAGAGCGCTGCTGCCCTCGCTTCGGGCGCCAAGGTGGCCTACACGAGCGTCAGCGACCTGGGTGCAATGATCGAGCACTCCCAGCCCCTGAAACCCTGA